The genome window ATTTACACACTTAGGGGCTATTTGGTTAAGcttattttagtgacttatttactttttgaaaagttaaaaggtgtTTGAGTTAGCTTATTATGTGAGAGGAATAAGTTATTCCATTatgacttatttgcttttcaAATAAGTCATtccaataagcttagccaaacagccccttagttagAACACAGGAAAGGTGGTTTCAACTACCTGCCTATTATTGTATAATAATATAATCTCGTTATATCATATGGGTCGGTTAGATTACACAAAAAtaatactcagtaaatcccaccaatagcaaattAAAAGTAGAgtttgaggagggtaagatgtagacagtcttacctctactccgtaggaatagagagactgcttccagtgagaccctcggCACCATAGTAGtcttgcatcaagccttggacataaggcatataacactcagcaatcggggcaaagaccgattagtgcatgtacccttttgtctttcagctatcaacaccaccacatgatgtttgattaaccgtcctcagcttttaacgttattttcacgaaattagtaaaataacattaaaattgGTGCACTTTCAATTTTGCCCCCcgatggcccacacatatatacattatatacgcATACTGCAAGGCGGGGCGTTAAAAGAATAATGTTGGTCAAAAGAATAATGtatataccccccccccatttttcgCTATGTAGTTTTAATTTTAACGAAAAATTTCTGAAATTTATTTTTATAGTGTAAaatattggtttttttttttttaagttcgGCCTCCCTGTTTTGAGTCCTCTGATTTTTCATTTAAGCTCTGAAACTGAAACTGTACATAAATATAATGATAATGTATTGCAAATTTATGTGAAGGACGTTGAGTTTGGATATCATGAAAACAAGCAATCACATGGAGGATCAACCTCTACAAAAAGGCCACGTTCTGCAGAGATCCACAATCTCTCTGAGAGGGTTCGTGTTTTACTAATCACTTCTCAACATCCAGTTTTCTAATTCAAATATGGATCGATTTGGTTCGGTTACAAGACAAAATCGAATCTAAAACCGATGTTTCTACAGTCAGATCGGTTTTTTCGTTCATAGGGGAAGTTGGTTTGGTTAATCGTCGATTTTGGATCAAGTTAAGCTCATTTGAATTGGTAAACTCTACAAGGTTCCAGTATATAATTTATAAGCGAAACGAGGTCACAGATTAatactatttacaaaaattaggGAAAAATTTTGAAGAATATGATCACGTCGGTATGATTCAATTAAACCACTATTTCTATTTACCGGGTTACGTACTTGTGTAGAGACGCCGCGACAGGATTAATGAAAAAATGAAGGCCTTGCAAGAACTAATACCTCGCTGCAATAAGGTCCGtgatatatatgtatttatatcaTTCATGCTCAAAACCGGAACAAAAGGAACATACAAAAGATCTAGTTCACATTTCATGTTCAAAACCGGAAGTAACGAGTAGGTTTCTTGACTTTACAAAAGATCTAGTACGGTTCCTTGGCGAAATACGCTTCTTCATGGACTCTTCCTTTTAAATCCCTGTTTTTACAATATACAAAACGTCACTATGCGATTAAAAAACGGATTCGGGTCCAAACGGTTCAAACTAGTTGTgtcgggtcgggtcaggtcatgggtcaaaacgggtccaGGTTGGTTCCGGGTTAGTACGGGCCCAATGGCTATTTGATTTACCAATATCAATTTGCCTTGAATACCAAATTTCAAACACATAACtacatttaattatttatttttaaaacaataaAATCAATAGCTTCAGATCTAGGTCAAATCCACCAAATGTTCCATAATTCAAACAAATTATCATACACCAACTGATAACACACTAAAATAGCCCAATTCAACACCTCTAAACAAACAAAATAATTTAGTCACTTGACACACTCTTGAAACAACTAAAATTATAGAACAAATCTTGAAACGATGTAATATTGAAGAACAATAAGCAAAATAATATTGCTGTTTTAATCCGGATTTGGGTTTAAATGGGTCGCTTAAAAAACGGATGTTATGGTTCGTGTTCGAGTCAAATCGGGTGCGGGCTAGAACGGGTCGGTTTAAAAAATTTCAAATAAGAAAGATGGTAACAACAGATCCATTTTCACTTTTATATAAACCGGAATTACCACTTTAATATCAAAGTCAAGATCTTTGTTGGGTTTAATAATCTAGGtaaaggatcaaataaaaataatattaacgtacgaaacgtacgcattgagggaaaaagcaaaaagtggcggtgtcattttggtaattatcagcaacttcaaaattactggggaaaaagcaaaaagtgtcttgtagagtaattttgagcatctgtagagtaattttaggaaatgtagggtaattatcaaattactctagtagggtaattatcaaattactctagtagagtaattttgacttctatagagtaattttgaaaaatgtcttctagagtaattttgttagcatttagttatggggtttagctttatggtttagtttttagcttttagttggggggaggggggggggggggttagtgattttgataattactctacacgaccaaaattactctacatgaacttttacaaaattactctacagaagctcaaaattactctactagagtaattttgaagttcctgataattaccaaaatgtcacCGCCACTTTTTTTGACTTTCTTTCAATTCGTACGTTTCgtacatttattttatttttacgggAACTTAACTCTAATAATCTAATACTTTATATCAATTTGGAGCTCTCAAATACACATATATAACCTCACAATCCAATCAAATCATAGCAAACCAACAAAAAATGCAGGGATAGTGTTTACTGCAACAGTTAATTGAGCTTCAAAGATGCAAAATCAaataaccaaaactcacatttcatCTCACGTTGCAAAGTTAAATAATTGCAACAATTAAATGTGCTTCAAACTCGCATCGTAACGGGTAAATTGATTAACAAAAACACTTTTAGTTTCATTTAGGCAATTCAGTGTAGAAGTTGATTAATTGATTATGGATAAGATGATTTCAGAGACGAATCAACGATTTCAGATGCTAGATCAAGCAAGAGACAATTTCAATCATCACCCTTCAAATGTGATTTCAGAGACCCGCTCAATTTCTTGTTCAACCTTATTTCACCCATTCTCAGTTTTCTCTTGACCCGTTGTGACCCGTTCCAGCCTTTTTATCTTTTTAATTTTGCCCATTTTGACCCatcaaaaatatttattaaaccCAAAACAACCCATGAACTTATTATTATGACCCAAAAGGACCCAAAATCAGGTTAATGGGTTACTTTTGCCAGGCCTAAATTGCTATGTCATTCTCAATAGAAGTTGTTTTGACTTTATAGACCGACAAAGCTTCAATGCTGGATGAGGCAATTGAGTATTTGAAATCCCTTCAAATGCAAGTTAATGTATGTCAACCCAAAACCGTTGCacccttttgacccgttaccctgACCGCGCTGATACTGATAACCACGGCCCCTATGGCCATTTTTGTTTTGCAGATGATGTCGATGGGATGCAGCATGGCTCCTATGATGTTTCTAGGTGTCCAACCACACATGCCGCCAATGGGTATGGGTATGGGAATGGGAACAGGAATGAACcatgccatgtttccatatccagTCATACCTCCAGGCCAACCACTGCCTAATCCGGCTGTAGTGGCGGCAACAGCAGCGGCTCATCTCAGCCCAGCTTTTCCAGCTCCAGGGTTTAACATGACACCTATTCCGGTCCCTGGTCCCACACCTAATCTGATGAACTCGTTGACTCTAAATAGTCAAAACCAGCCACATGTACTTGGTTTTGCAGATCCGTTTCAACAGTACCACGGTCCCCATCAGACACAATTACCGCTTCCTCAGGCACATGACCCAACCCGCCCATTTTGCCACTATTTATTCAAGCTcacaagtttatttatttattattattatttattttttttgcagAATCGAGGCATGTCCCCAATTGCAGCTAAACTGAGCAGCAGCAAAGATGCTACTAACCCTGATATCATCACCAAACCAGTAAAACCGAGACCTAAGAACTTCGACGTCTATTTATAAGCATTtccaaaaaaacaataaaatacccTGTTTACTAATTATTGATTTATCGTCGTGCATTTTCAGGTTGAGTGATCATCGGGAGGATACCTACACAACAGGCTTTAGGCTACTAAATTTTGTAGCATAAAAGGAACCTAAAGATCCATATGTTTGCCGACTTTCAAGAAAACCAGCTGTCTTCACATGGAACATGTAATTAGAATAATCTGTGTTGTCTTGTTGTTTTAAGGTTTAATGTTACAAAGTATGTGATGCTAATTACCGTCAATCTTAATATTAGATAGCACATGACCTTAATACTCTATGAATCGTGGGCATCGTATGGGTATGGGGACTATAGAGTCATAGACAACTGGCTGGAATGGAGATGTGTGCAACTTTTGTGTCTTCATTTTTAAGATTTTCACTCTTTAAACGATTCTTTGCAACTAGTGTTTACTAATCATGTATTCTCCTAAATAaagagccgggggtctcactggaagcagcctctctattcctaacaggtagaggtaaggctgtctacatcttaccctcctcagaccctaccttagttttgctatttgtgggatttaccgagtatgatCTATTCTCCTAAATAACTGATTTGTGTCCATAAAAGGGAGCTTGCAGTTTTCTACCCGTAAAGACAGAAAAATAACATAGTTAAATACTTCCAAGGCAATGAAGAAAAACAAACTTACACGTACAAATTAACGCGTCTGAACAGACTGAATAAAAACTAATGAAAGTTGCAGGGAGGCTGAGGCATATGCCTAAAATACGAGTGTTTTTACATATAGAGCCCTTCCGGTACGCCCTCTTTCTTTTTGAACATAACCTTGTCTTTTGCTTTCTTAAAATCTGCATGTGTCACCTGAAAATGAAGTAAAGTTTATGAACAAATACAGCGAAGGTGGTTGAACACCTGTACCTTTAAGAATATGTGTGTGCGTGCGTGTGGGCGGGTCAAACAGTTAGAAAGCAACCAAAGGTAATGCAATATTGAAATAATATAGTTTTTGCAAGTATAATGATCAAACTGCATGCATGTGATGCAATATGAAGAGTAGTAAACTGTAAATTTCGAACCTTCATCCTGCGTTCTCTCAAAGCAAGCAATCCAGCCTCAGTACAAATGGCCTTAATATCAGCTCCAGAAAACTCGTCTTTAGTCATAACAAATTCTTCCAAGTTAACATCATCAGCTAGGGTCATTCTTGATGTGTGTATCTGAACCAAAAGATTCTGTAAGAAAGTATATAACAAATATACACACAAACACCAAGTATATAAGGGTGTGCACGCGCAGGCGAGTTCTTCAAGGTTGGCAAAACAGGATGCTATTGTTAACTGAACTTTAGAGTGTGCAGAACACATGGTGAGAGTGAGATTGCATCACGCGATACGGTTCCATGACGTGCACATCACATGATGTGGTCTGAACAAATCTGACCATCAATTGAGCAATGGGTTTGAGTATTTGAACAAATCAGACCATTGATTGAACAAATCTGACTAGCGGTGATAGAAACATCTTAGATTTTAGTGTTTAAAAGTTAACAAGCTAAAATATATCTATACATATTTTTTAGTATTTCTTAATAACAAATGCCTCAACACGTGATGCTGGCGCATCGCGCATCAGCTTTTGGGACCAAATCCCATCGTATATTTGTATTGCCACGCGCTTTTTAAGACCAAGGTGCTTAGCGACATGAGCCTACCATTATATTTACATAATTGGACTTTGGTAACCATTGTGGCCTCTTTGGCTCTAAGGCCATACTCAACTTATACGGGTATATATAGTATCATAAATGCAATGTGATTATTCTTATAATTGTATCCAGAAGGATAAAAGTTCAGTTACTTTTTTCGACCACATCCTACCCGACACCGTATAAGTTATATTGTTATAATAGATGGAGATATGACGTAATTACTAACAGTGGAATTATTATTCTTGTAGTGGAATTATCATACCTTATGGATAAATAGCAATTTCATTTAATAATCAACCAAAGCATCAAAGTTCTTTGAAACCAGATATGTTAAAAGACATGGGTTAATCACCAAAGCTATTTATATTCTTAGGAATTTAACAACTAAAAGTGGACAATTTATCTACAAGGTTTAAAtcgtaaatatataatataactGTGAGTGTGAGTGTGACAACATACCTGGAATATACGCCTTCTTGTTTTAATGTCAGGAAGTGGGAATTCTATCTTCCTATCAATACGACCAGGTCGAAGCAAAGCCGGATCAAGactttcaattttgttagttgcAAGTATCACCTTAACATCACCTCTCGAATCAAAACCATCCAACTGGTTCAATAACTCCAACATAGTCCTTTGAATTTCACGTTCACCACCAGAGTGAGCATCGTATCTGTGCATCGAAAACCCTAGTTAGCCCTCTTTCTCATAACAGATTTTACAAGATGTACAAAGAAAGGATCCATAAACATACCTCTTTGTACCAACAGCGTCAATCTCATCAATGAAAACAATAGATGGAGACAGGTCATCAGCAACCCTAAAGAGTTCTCTAACCAATTTAGGACCATCCCCAAGGTACTTTTGAATCAACTCACTTCCGACAACACGTAAGAATGTTGCTGATGTGGAGTTTGCCACAGCCTGCACAACAAACAAAAGTTTCaaatacaaaaataaaacaaaaaaaaagaagtCTTTTTATATATGTTTACTTATTTTTAACATGAAATTTTCTAAATTGAGGTTTAAAATGCACACCTTTGCAAGCAATGTCTTGCCTGTTCCTGGTTCTCCGTAAAGTATAACGCCCTTTGGGGGTTTGATACCGATGTCTTCATATAATTCAGGGTGAGTTAAAGGAAGCTCAACTGCCTCCTTGATTTCTTGTATTTGGGCATCTAGCCCACCAATATCAGCATAAGACTCTAAAGGCGCCTTCTCAA of Helianthus annuus cultivar XRQ/B chromosome 1, HanXRQr2.0-SUNRISE, whole genome shotgun sequence contains these proteins:
- the LOC110871253 gene encoding transcription factor PIF1, which codes for MAMQTSGNESPNIFMQEDEIPYCLHYPLLHDNSFQTYLSNNDFLYPTPPLSAPAYLPPPVGPPVPSTSSKVTPEVRPSTIVASESRVSRLLDKPAPVSTSCGAGAGAGTGTGRDRDIETCEMSVSVTSSPGSSGLGEGSGMEASAEKATPRIDGRKRKLRDTDGDDAEKDVEFGYHENKQSHGGSTSTKRPRSAEIHNLSERRRRDRINEKMKALQELIPRCNKTDKASMLDEAIEYLKSLQMQVNMMSMGCSMAPMMFLGVQPHMPPMGMGMGMGTGMNHAMFPYPVIPPGQPLPNPAVVAATAAAHLSPAFPAPGFNMTPIPVPGPTPNLMNSLTLNSQNQPHVLGFADPFQQYHGPHQTQLPLPQNRGMSPIAAKLSSSKDATNPDIITKPVE
- the LOC110871241 gene encoding 26S proteasome regulatory subunit 4 homolog A — encoded protein: MGQGTPGGMNRQGPPGDRNNSGDKKDKKFEPPAPPARIGRKQRKQKGPEAASRLPTVTPHSKCRLRLLKLERIKDYLLMEEEFVANQERLKPQEEKSEEDRSKVDDLRGSPMSVGNLEELIDENHAIVSSSVGPEYYVGILSFVDKDQLEPGCAILMHNKILSVVGLLQDDVDPMVSVMKVEKAPLESYADIGGLDAQIQEIKEAVELPLTHPELYEDIGIKPPKGVILYGEPGTGKTLLAKAVANSTSATFLRVVGSELIQKYLGDGPKLVRELFRVADDLSPSIVFIDEIDAVGTKRYDAHSGGEREIQRTMLELLNQLDGFDSRGDVKVILATNKIESLDPALLRPGRIDRKIEFPLPDIKTRRRIFQIHTSRMTLADDVNLEEFVMTKDEFSGADIKAICTEAGLLALRERRMKVTHADFKKAKDKVMFKKKEGVPEGLYM